From one Pseudomonas sp. B21-048 genomic stretch:
- a CDS encoding AraC family transcriptional regulator, with protein sequence MLLTRHLDANATLVSLIQPLITRDGFAPTALPGVQLMRASCDVSRGPQIYEPSLVFIAQGGKLAHLGPRTLEYGTGYYLIQALPVPFECETFSAPDGPMLGVSIAIDRVLLSELVLAMGLAPGRTVPAQTPESMTSAVLDDAMRGCVERLLRCLHDPLECQIMGPARLRELLFVALRGPQADVLRALVEQQGQFARIAASLSHLHAHYTEPLNVETLASCANMSASTFHEHFKRCTLLSPVQYLKRLRLFRAQQLLLGEGLGVAQVAHRVGYQSTSQFSREYKRYFERNPGDERGA encoded by the coding sequence ATGTTGTTGACCCGTCATCTCGACGCCAATGCCACCCTGGTTTCCTTGATCCAGCCGCTGATCACCCGCGACGGCTTTGCACCTACCGCGTTGCCGGGCGTGCAGCTTATGCGAGCCAGTTGCGATGTCTCCCGTGGCCCGCAAATCTACGAGCCAAGCCTGGTCTTCATCGCCCAGGGCGGCAAGTTGGCGCATCTTGGCCCGCGTACTCTGGAATATGGCACTGGGTATTACCTGATTCAGGCGTTGCCGGTACCCTTCGAATGCGAGACGTTTTCGGCGCCAGATGGCCCGATGCTGGGCGTCTCCATCGCCATTGACCGGGTGCTGCTCAGTGAGTTGGTGCTGGCCATGGGGCTGGCGCCGGGGCGCACGGTTCCCGCACAGACGCCCGAGTCCATGACCTCGGCGGTGCTCGACGATGCCATGCGCGGTTGTGTGGAACGGTTGTTGCGCTGCCTGCACGATCCGCTGGAATGCCAGATCATGGGCCCGGCGCGCTTGCGTGAATTGTTGTTCGTGGCATTGCGGGGGCCGCAAGCCGATGTGTTGCGAGCGTTGGTGGAACAACAGGGGCAGTTCGCGCGGATCGCGGCGTCCCTGAGTCATCTGCATGCGCATTACACCGAGCCGTTGAACGTCGAGACGCTCGCCAGTTGCGCGAACATGAGTGCGTCGACGTTTCATGAGCATTTCAAACGCTGCACCTTGTTGTCGCCGGTGCAATATTTGAAGCGTTTGCGTTTGTTCAGGGCCCAGCAATTGTTGTTGGGCGAAGGCTTGGGCGTGGCCCAGGTGGCGCATCGGGTGGGGTATCAGAGCACGTCGCAGTTCAGCCGGGAGTACAAGCGTTACTTCGAGCGTAATCCCGGGGATGAGCGGGGGGCTTGA
- a CDS encoding Rho termination factor N-terminal domain-containing protein has protein sequence MPRGSKDKYTAEQKRKAEHIEESYEHKGVSKEEAEARAWATVNKQSGGGERAGGSGRKKPASAKSADRKESSRRAVATREGKPRNSKASRDTQTVDSLMKEARAKKIPGRSSMRKQALIEALRKAG, from the coding sequence ATGCCTCGTGGAAGCAAAGACAAATACACCGCCGAGCAAAAGCGCAAGGCCGAACACATCGAAGAAAGCTACGAGCACAAAGGCGTGTCGAAAGAGGAAGCCGAAGCTCGCGCCTGGGCCACGGTGAACAAGCAGTCGGGCGGAGGTGAACGCGCTGGCGGTTCCGGGCGCAAGAAACCAGCCAGCGCCAAGTCCGCAGATCGCAAGGAATCATCCCGACGTGCAGTGGCTACCCGTGAAGGCAAGCCGCGCAACAGCAAGGCTTCGCGCGATACGCAGACAGTGGACAGCCTGATGAAAGAAGCCCGGGCGAAAAAGATTCCGGGGCGCTCGAGCATGCGCAAGCAAGCGTTGATCGAAGCGTTGCGCAAGGCCGGGTAA
- a CDS encoding HD domain-containing protein yields MTTLAFAPLQNLASELLPHALEPGEDGAHDLSHLQRVWHNVRTLHAEEGGDLEVLLAAVLLHDCVAVEKNSPLRSQASRLAAQKASTVLIAMDWPDAKITAVVHAIEAHSFSANITPITLEAKIIQDADRLDSLGMLGVARTFYIAGRMGSALYDPLDPEAKERDYDDKRFCLDHFQTKLLHLAGGFQTTTGQRLAQIRHERLKGFMELFKEEIGV; encoded by the coding sequence ATGACAACACTCGCTTTCGCGCCGCTGCAAAATCTGGCTTCTGAACTGCTGCCTCATGCACTGGAGCCTGGCGAGGATGGCGCCCATGACCTGTCGCACTTGCAGCGGGTGTGGCACAACGTGCGCACGCTTCATGCCGAAGAAGGCGGCGATCTTGAGGTGCTGCTGGCAGCCGTGCTGTTGCACGATTGCGTGGCGGTAGAGAAGAACTCGCCGTTGCGCTCACAGGCATCACGACTGGCGGCGCAGAAAGCTTCGACTGTACTGATAGCCATGGATTGGCCTGACGCAAAAATCACAGCGGTCGTCCACGCCATCGAAGCCCACAGCTTCAGCGCCAACATCACGCCCATCACCCTCGAAGCGAAAATTATCCAGGACGCCGACCGCCTCGACTCCCTTGGCATGCTCGGCGTGGCGCGTACCTTCTACATCGCCGGGCGCATGGGCAGTGCGTTGTACGACCCGCTGGACCCAGAGGCAAAAGAACGGGACTACGACGACAAACGTTTTTGCCTCGATCATTTCCAGACCAAGCTGCTGCACTTGGCGGGCGGTTTCCAAACGACTACCGGTCAACGTCTGGCACAGATTCGCCACGAACGCCTGAAGGGTTTCATGGAGTTGTTCAAGGAGGAAATCGGCGTGTGA
- a CDS encoding NAD(P)-dependent alcohol dehydrogenase: MYTAIGYAAQSATTPLAPMKFERRSPRADDVAIDILYCGVCHSDIHQARNEWGIAVYPLMPGHEIVGKVTAVGANVTQHKVGDLVGVGCMVDSCRHCEACQADLEQYCLEGPTLTYATPDRVDGSNTMGGYSDSIVVSEHFVVRIPEKLDPASAAPILCAGITTYSPLKHYGVKAGDKIGILGMGGLGHMGIKFAKAMGAEVTLFTRSASKAEEARRQGADHVIVSTDAQQMKAAAGHFDFLLDTIPVQHDLNPYLDTLRFDGVHILVGLVEPIDPPVHAAKLILGRRVLAGSLIGGIAETQEVLDFCAEHGITCDIEMLDIRQINEAYTRMIAGDVKYRFVIDMATLKV; the protein is encoded by the coding sequence ATGTACACCGCCATCGGATACGCCGCTCAGTCAGCCACCACTCCCCTCGCCCCGATGAAATTCGAACGCCGCAGCCCACGGGCCGACGACGTTGCGATCGACATCCTCTACTGCGGCGTCTGCCATTCCGACATCCATCAGGCACGCAACGAGTGGGGCATTGCGGTTTACCCGCTGATGCCCGGCCATGAGATCGTCGGCAAAGTGACCGCCGTCGGCGCTAACGTTACCCAACACAAAGTCGGCGACCTGGTCGGCGTCGGCTGCATGGTTGACTCGTGCCGTCACTGCGAAGCCTGCCAGGCGGATCTGGAGCAATACTGCCTGGAAGGTCCGACCTTGACCTACGCCACCCCGGACCGGGTCGATGGCAGCAACACCATGGGCGGTTACTCCGACAGCATCGTGGTCAGCGAGCACTTTGTCGTGCGTATCCCCGAGAAACTCGACCCGGCCAGCGCCGCGCCGATTCTGTGCGCCGGCATCACCACCTACTCACCGCTCAAGCACTACGGCGTGAAGGCTGGTGACAAGATCGGGATTCTCGGCATGGGTGGTCTTGGCCATATGGGCATCAAGTTCGCCAAGGCAATGGGCGCTGAAGTGACGCTGTTTACCCGCTCGGCGAGCAAGGCTGAAGAAGCTCGTCGTCAAGGCGCGGACCATGTGATCGTGTCCACCGATGCGCAGCAGATGAAAGCCGCCGCAGGACATTTCGACTTCCTGTTGGACACCATTCCGGTGCAGCACGACCTCAATCCCTACCTCGATACGCTGCGTTTCGATGGCGTACACATTCTGGTGGGCTTGGTCGAGCCGATCGATCCACCGGTTCACGCTGCCAAACTGATATTGGGTCGTCGCGTGTTGGCCGGCTCGCTGATCGGCGGTATCGCCGAAACCCAGGAAGTGCTGGATTTCTGCGCCGAGCATGGCATCACCTGCGACATCGAAATGCTCGACATTCGCCAGATCAACGAGGCTTACACCCGCATGATTGCCGGTGACGTGAAGTACCGCTTCGTGATCGATATGGCGACGTTGAAAGTCTAA
- a CDS encoding GNAT family N-acetyltransferase, translating to MTIEIRPATPSDAPQILAFITELADFERARHEVIASVADIERSLFSEGATAHGLICLRGGLPIGFAVFFFSYSTWLGSNCLYLEDLYITPEQRGGGAGKTLLRHLAKIACANDCGRFEWSVLDWNKPAIEFYKSLGAQPQEEWVRYRMDGAVLRDFAAGN from the coding sequence ATGACGATCGAAATCCGCCCGGCAACCCCCAGCGATGCTCCGCAAATCCTCGCGTTCATCACTGAACTGGCGGACTTCGAACGTGCCCGCCACGAAGTCATCGCCAGCGTCGCCGACATCGAGCGTAGCCTGTTCAGCGAAGGCGCCACCGCCCATGGCCTGATCTGCCTGCGCGGTGGCTTGCCGATCGGCTTTGCGGTGTTCTTTTTCAGCTATTCCACCTGGTTGGGCAGCAATTGCCTGTATCTCGAAGACCTCTACATCACGCCTGAACAACGGGGCGGCGGCGCCGGCAAAACCTTGTTGCGCCACCTGGCGAAAATCGCCTGCGCCAATGACTGCGGTCGTTTCGAATGGAGCGTGCTGGACTGGAACAAACCGGCGATCGAATTCTACAAATCCCTCGGCGCACAGCCGCAGGAGGAGTGGGTGCGGTATCGGATGGATGGGGCGGTGTTAAGGGATTTTGCCGCAGGTAATTGA
- a CDS encoding 2-dehydro-3-deoxygalactonokinase, producing MLAQLIALDWGTTSLRAYKLGFGGQVLEQRSLSSGIMRLPKTPRIIAGQACADGFELAFDEACGDWLEAQPDLPVIACGMVGSAQGWREAAYCDTPANVANLGTSLQTVRSLRGVDVHIVPGVIQRSRLPNVMRGEETQVLGVLQNLPSGAGSDLLIGLPGSHSKWVEVADGCIEHFDTFMTGEVFAVLSEHSILGRTQQRGASFDGAAFDRGVRVALSADGEIGPLSTLFSARSLGLTGELSAVAQPDYLSGLLIGHELSALANVQRRRRNSVHLPSIILIGNAQLCARYSRALDACGFARVTLAEQATERGLWQLAVAAGLITTPPSR from the coding sequence ATGCTGGCGCAATTGATCGCGCTCGATTGGGGGACAACCTCATTACGTGCTTACAAACTCGGCTTCGGTGGCCAGGTGCTGGAACAGCGCTCGCTGTCGTCCGGGATCATGCGGCTGCCCAAGACGCCGCGAATCATCGCCGGCCAGGCCTGTGCCGACGGTTTTGAATTGGCCTTCGATGAGGCCTGCGGTGACTGGCTCGAGGCGCAGCCCGATTTGCCGGTGATTGCTTGCGGCATGGTCGGCAGTGCTCAGGGCTGGCGCGAAGCGGCCTACTGCGACACACCGGCGAACGTCGCCAATCTCGGAACTTCCCTACAAACTGTTCGCAGTCTTCGCGGTGTCGATGTGCACATCGTGCCGGGCGTGATTCAGCGTTCGCGCTTGCCGAACGTGATGCGCGGCGAGGAAACCCAAGTCCTCGGCGTGTTGCAGAATCTGCCGAGTGGGGCGGGCAGCGATCTGTTGATCGGCTTGCCGGGCAGTCATTCGAAATGGGTGGAAGTGGCCGACGGCTGCATTGAGCATTTCGATACTTTCATGACTGGCGAAGTCTTCGCCGTCCTCAGTGAACACAGCATTCTGGGGCGCACTCAGCAACGCGGCGCGTCTTTCGATGGCGCAGCGTTCGATCGTGGCGTGCGAGTGGCGCTGTCGGCGGACGGCGAGATCGGGCCGCTGTCGACATTGTTCAGTGCCCGCAGTCTGGGGCTGACCGGTGAACTCAGCGCCGTCGCGCAACCGGACTATCTGTCCGGCCTGTTGATCGGCCATGAACTGTCGGCCCTGGCCAATGTTCAGCGTCGTCGGCGCAACAGCGTGCACCTGCCTTCGATCATCCTCATCGGCAATGCGCAACTCTGCGCCCGCTACAGCCGGGCGCTCGACGCCTGCGGTTTTGCCCGGGTGACCCTGGCCGAGCAGGCCACCGAACGCGGGTTGTGGCAGTTGGCGGTCGCCGCGGGATTGATCACGACACCCCCATCCCGTTAA
- a CDS encoding electron transfer flavoprotein subunit beta/FixA family protein — MKVLVAVKRVVDYNVKVRVKADNSGVDLANVKMSMNPFCEIAVEEAVRLKEKGVATEIVVVTIGPSTAQEQLRTALALGADRAILVESAEDLTSLAVAKLLKAVVDKEQPQLVILGKQAIDSDNNQTGQMLAALSGYGQGTFASKVEVSGDTVAVTREVDGGAQTVSLKLPAIVTTDLRLNEPRYASLPNIMKAKKKPLEVLTPDALGVSTASTNKTLKVEAPAARSAGIKVKSVAELVEKLKNEAKVI, encoded by the coding sequence ATGAAGGTTCTTGTAGCTGTCAAACGCGTTGTGGATTACAACGTCAAGGTTCGTGTCAAGGCGGACAATTCCGGCGTCGACCTCGCTAACGTCAAGATGTCGATGAACCCGTTCTGCGAAATCGCAGTGGAAGAAGCCGTACGTCTGAAAGAGAAAGGCGTTGCGACTGAAATCGTCGTCGTCACCATCGGCCCGTCCACCGCTCAAGAGCAATTGCGCACCGCGCTGGCTCTGGGTGCCGACCGCGCCATCCTCGTCGAATCCGCTGAAGATCTGACTTCCCTGGCGGTTGCCAAGTTGTTGAAAGCTGTTGTCGACAAGGAACAGCCTCAGCTGGTGATCCTCGGCAAACAAGCCATCGACAGCGACAACAACCAGACTGGCCAGATGCTCGCGGCATTGAGCGGCTACGGTCAGGGCACGTTCGCTTCGAAAGTCGAAGTCAGTGGCGATACTGTTGCCGTGACCCGTGAAGTCGACGGCGGCGCGCAGACGGTTTCCCTGAAGCTGCCGGCCATCGTCACCACCGACCTGCGTTTGAACGAGCCGCGCTATGCGTCTCTGCCAAACATCATGAAAGCCAAGAAGAAGCCTCTCGAAGTGCTGACTCCGGACGCTTTGGGCGTTTCCACCGCCTCCACCAACAAGACCCTGAAAGTCGAAGCGCCGGCTGCACGCAGCGCGGGTATCAAGGTCAAGTCGGTGGCTGAACTGGTCGAGAAACTGAAAAACGAAGCGAAGGTAATCTAA
- the dgoD gene encoding galactonate dehydratase, with protein sequence MKITKLTTFIVPPRWCFLKVETDEGVTGWGEPVVEGRAHTVAAAVEELSDYLIGKDPRNIEDIWTVLYRGGFYRGGAIHMSALAGIDQALWDIKGKALGVSVSDLLGGQVRDKIRVYSWIGGDRPADTARAAKEAVSRGFAAVKMNGTEELQFLDSFEKVDLALANVAAVRDAVGPNVGIGVDFHGRVHKPMAKVLMKELDPYKLMFIEEPVLSENYEALKELAPLTSTPIALGERLFSRWDFKRVLSEGYVDIIQPDASHAGGITETRKIANMAEAYDVALALHCPLGPIALAACLQLDAVCYNAFIQEQSLGIHYNESNDLLDYVKDPRVFDYDKGFVKIPNGPGLGIEINEEYVIERAAVGHRWRNPIWRHADGSFAEW encoded by the coding sequence ATGAAAATCACCAAACTCACGACCTTCATCGTTCCGCCGCGCTGGTGCTTCCTCAAAGTCGAAACCGACGAGGGCGTGACCGGTTGGGGTGAGCCCGTGGTCGAAGGTCGGGCGCATACCGTCGCTGCTGCGGTTGAGGAGTTGTCCGACTACCTGATCGGCAAAGACCCACGCAACATCGAAGACATCTGGACCGTGCTCTACCGTGGCGGCTTCTACCGGGGCGGTGCGATCCACATGAGTGCGCTGGCCGGTATCGACCAGGCGCTGTGGGACATCAAGGGCAAGGCGCTGGGAGTGTCGGTCAGCGATCTGCTGGGTGGTCAGGTGCGGGACAAGATTCGCGTGTATTCGTGGATCGGTGGTGATCGCCCGGCGGACACCGCTCGCGCCGCGAAAGAAGCGGTCAGCCGTGGTTTCGCGGCGGTGAAAATGAACGGCACCGAAGAACTGCAATTCCTCGACTCCTTCGAGAAGGTTGACCTGGCCTTGGCCAACGTCGCCGCCGTACGCGATGCTGTCGGCCCGAATGTCGGCATCGGCGTGGACTTCCATGGTCGGGTGCACAAGCCCATGGCCAAGGTGCTGATGAAGGAACTCGACCCGTACAAGCTGATGTTCATCGAAGAGCCGGTGCTCAGCGAAAACTACGAAGCGCTGAAAGAACTGGCGCCGCTGACCAGCACGCCGATTGCCCTCGGCGAACGGTTGTTTTCGCGTTGGGATTTCAAGCGGGTGCTCAGCGAAGGCTACGTCGACATCATCCAGCCGGATGCCTCCCACGCAGGTGGCATCACCGAAACCCGCAAGATCGCCAACATGGCCGAAGCCTACGACGTGGCACTGGCACTGCATTGCCCGTTGGGCCCGATTGCCCTGGCGGCGTGCCTGCAACTGGACGCCGTTTGCTACAACGCGTTCATCCAGGAACAGAGCCTGGGCATCCATTACAACGAGAGCAATGACCTGCTCGATTATGTGAAGGATCCGCGGGTGTTCGACTACGACAAGGGCTTCGTGAAAATCCCTAACGGCCCGGGCCTGGGCATCGAGATCAACGAGGAATACGTGATCGAACGCGCCGCCGTCGGCCACCGCTGGCGCAACCCGATCTGGCGCCATGCCGATGGCAGCTTTGCCGAGTGGTGA
- a CDS encoding 2-dehydro-3-deoxy-6-phosphogalactonate aldolase, with protein MLKQALAQNGLIAILRGLRPQEAAAVGEVLYSAGFRIIEVPLNSPEPYESIRILRSTLPADCLIGAGTVLTPEQVEQVKAAGGQVIVMPHSDAKVLRAAKAAGLFLSPGVATPTEAFAALAEGADALKMFPAEQMGPAVVKAWLAVLPVGTVLLPVGGITPDNMQVFVEAGVKGFGLGSGLFKPGMTPEQVAVNAKAYVAAWNALR; from the coding sequence ATGCTCAAGCAAGCACTGGCACAAAACGGTCTGATCGCGATCCTGCGTGGCCTGCGTCCGCAAGAAGCGGCAGCTGTTGGCGAAGTCCTGTACTCGGCCGGATTTCGCATCATTGAAGTGCCGCTTAATTCCCCCGAACCGTACGAAAGCATCCGCATTCTGCGCAGTACCTTACCCGCCGATTGCCTGATCGGTGCGGGCACGGTGTTGACGCCAGAACAGGTCGAGCAAGTGAAAGCGGCGGGCGGCCAGGTGATCGTCATGCCCCACAGCGATGCCAAGGTGTTGCGTGCGGCGAAAGCGGCGGGGTTGTTCCTGTCGCCGGGCGTGGCGACGCCGACCGAAGCCTTTGCGGCGCTGGCCGAAGGGGCGGATGCGCTGAAGATGTTCCCGGCCGAACAAATGGGCCCTGCTGTTGTGAAAGCCTGGCTGGCGGTGTTGCCGGTGGGGACGGTGCTGCTGCCGGTGGGCGGGATTACGCCGGACAACATGCAGGTGTTTGTCGAGGCTGGCGTCAAAGGTTTCGGCCTTGGTTCCGGGTTGTTCAAACCGGGCATGACACCTGAGCAAGTGGCAGTAAACGCCAAGGCGTATGTCGCTGCCTGGAATGCTCTGCGTTAA
- a CDS encoding electron transfer flavoprotein-ubiquinone oxidoreductase produces the protein MEREYMEFDVVIVGAGPAGLSAACRLKQKAAEAGKEISVCVVEKGSEVGAHILSGAVFEPRALNELFPDWKELGAPLNTPVTRDDIFVLKNADSAQKIPDFFVPKTMHNEGNYIISLGNLCRWLAQQAENLGVEIYPGFAAQEALFDENGVVRGIITGDLGVDREGNPKEGLYTPGMELRAKYTLFAEGCRGHIGKQLIKRFNLDSEADAQHYGIGLKEIWEIDPAKHQPGLVVHTAGWPLDIMSTENTGGSFLYHLENNQVVVGLIVDLSYSNTFLSPFDEFQRLKHHPVLKQYLEGGKRISYGARAISKGGLNSLPKMIFKGGALIGCDLGTLNFAKIKGSHTAMKSGMLAAESVAEALFAEKDGTEELTTYVDAFKKSWLYDELFASRNFGPAMHKFGPIIGAGFNWLDQNIFGGKLPFTLHDTKPDYACLKLAADCKKIDYPKPDGKISFDKLSSVFISGTNHEEEQPCHLKLADASIPIGKNLPLYDEPAQRYCPAGVYEVVTQEDGEKRFQINAQNCVHCKTCDIKDPAQNITWVAPEGSGGPTYPNM, from the coding sequence GTGGAACGCGAATACATGGAATTCGACGTGGTCATCGTCGGTGCCGGCCCCGCTGGCCTGTCCGCCGCCTGCCGTTTGAAGCAGAAGGCCGCCGAAGCCGGTAAGGAAATCAGCGTCTGCGTGGTCGAAAAAGGCTCTGAAGTCGGCGCTCACATCCTGTCCGGTGCCGTGTTCGAACCACGGGCCTTGAACGAATTGTTCCCGGACTGGAAAGAACTCGGCGCGCCGCTGAATACGCCAGTCACCCGCGATGACATCTTCGTGCTCAAGAACGCCGACAGCGCGCAGAAGATTCCTGACTTCTTTGTGCCCAAGACCATGCACAACGAAGGCAACTACATCATCTCCCTGGGCAATTTGTGCCGCTGGCTGGCTCAGCAGGCCGAGAACCTGGGCGTGGAAATCTACCCGGGCTTCGCCGCCCAGGAAGCGCTGTTCGACGAGAACGGCGTGGTTCGCGGGATCATCACCGGCGACTTGGGCGTTGACCGCGAAGGCAATCCGAAAGAAGGCCTGTACACCCCGGGCATGGAACTGCGTGCCAAGTACACGCTGTTCGCCGAAGGTTGCCGTGGCCATATCGGCAAGCAACTGATCAAGCGTTTCAACCTCGACAGCGAGGCCGACGCCCAGCATTACGGCATCGGTCTGAAAGAAATCTGGGAAATCGACCCGGCCAAGCACCAGCCAGGCCTGGTGGTCCATACCGCCGGTTGGCCGCTGGACATCATGAGCACCGAGAACACCGGCGGCTCGTTCCTCTATCACCTGGAAAACAACCAGGTGGTGGTCGGCCTGATCGTCGATCTTTCCTACAGCAACACCTTCCTGTCGCCGTTCGATGAGTTCCAGCGCCTCAAGCATCACCCGGTGCTCAAGCAATACCTGGAAGGCGGCAAGCGCATCAGCTATGGCGCGCGTGCCATCTCCAAAGGCGGCCTGAACTCACTGCCGAAAATGATCTTCAAGGGCGGCGCGCTGATCGGTTGCGACCTCGGCACGCTGAACTTCGCCAAGATCAAAGGCAGCCACACGGCGATGAAGTCCGGCATGCTCGCCGCTGAATCCGTGGCCGAGGCACTGTTCGCTGAAAAAGACGGCACCGAAGAGCTGACCACTTACGTCGATGCCTTCAAGAAGAGCTGGCTCTACGACGAACTGTTCGCCAGCCGCAATTTCGGCCCGGCGATGCACAAATTCGGCCCGATCATCGGTGCCGGTTTCAACTGGCTCGATCAGAATATCTTCGGCGGCAAACTGCCGTTCACCCTGCACGACACCAAGCCGGATTACGCTTGCCTGAAACTGGCGGCCGACTGCAAGAAGATCGACTACCCGAAACCGGACGGCAAGATCAGCTTCGATAAACTCAGCTCGGTGTTCATCTCGGGTACCAACCACGAAGAAGAACAGCCGTGCCACCTGAAGCTGGCCGACGCGAGCATCCCGATCGGCAAGAACCTGCCGCTGTACGATGAACCTGCCCAGCGTTACTGCCCGGCCGGCGTGTACGAAGTGGTAACCCAGGAAGACGGCGAGAAGCGCTTCCAGATCAACGCCCAGAACTGCGTTCACTGCAAGACCTGCGACATCAAGGACCCTGCACAGAACATCACCTGGGTGGCGCCGGAAGGCTCTGGCGGCCCGACTTACCCGAATATGTAA
- a CDS encoding PfkB family carbohydrate kinase: MPRMLHTGQVMIDLVMAVDKLPHSGGDVLAHSARFEAGGGFNVMAAARRNGLPVVYLGGHGKGRFGDLAREAMTAEDIQIAIDQSTERDTGVCVALTEASAERTFISCIGAEGELTAEDLASVSAEAGDFVYVSGYSLQHRGKAQALVDWVLDLSEGVKVVFDPGPLANSPDTPLMKALLPRIDLWTSNRVEALRFTGATDIGEALNRLADHLPTEVLTVLRDGPQGCWISQRGAHQHVPGFEVEAVDSNGAGDAHAGVFVAGLARGLSTVEAARRANAAAALAVTRWGPATSPGAAEVDAFIRKAFGA, from the coding sequence ATGCCTAGAATGCTGCACACCGGCCAGGTCATGATCGACCTGGTCATGGCCGTGGATAAACTGCCTCATTCAGGCGGCGACGTGCTGGCGCATTCCGCCCGTTTCGAGGCCGGCGGCGGCTTCAATGTGATGGCTGCGGCCCGGCGAAACGGCTTGCCGGTGGTCTACCTCGGCGGCCATGGCAAGGGCCGTTTCGGCGACCTGGCCCGAGAGGCGATGACGGCTGAAGACATTCAGATTGCTATCGATCAGAGCACCGAGCGCGACACGGGCGTCTGCGTCGCGCTGACCGAAGCCTCAGCCGAGCGCACGTTCATTTCCTGCATCGGCGCCGAAGGCGAATTGACTGCCGAAGACCTGGCGAGTGTGTCAGCCGAGGCGGGCGACTTTGTCTATGTCAGCGGCTACAGCCTGCAGCATCGCGGCAAGGCTCAGGCGCTGGTGGATTGGGTGTTGGATTTGTCGGAAGGGGTCAAGGTGGTATTCGATCCGGGGCCGTTGGCGAACTCACCGGACACACCGCTGATGAAGGCCTTGTTGCCACGCATCGATCTGTGGACCAGTAACCGTGTCGAGGCGCTGCGGTTTACCGGGGCGACGGACATCGGCGAGGCATTGAATCGGTTGGCTGATCATCTGCCCACCGAGGTGTTGACGGTGTTACGCGATGGGCCACAAGGGTGCTGGATCAGCCAACGTGGCGCTCACCAGCACGTGCCGGGCTTCGAGGTCGAGGCGGTGGACAGCAACGGCGCGGGGGATGCTCACGCGGGCGTTTTTGTCGCCGGGTTGGCGCGCGGATTATCGACGGTCGAAGCGGCGCGGCGGGCGAATGCGGCTGCGGCATTGGCGGTCACTCGCTGGGGGCCGGCGACTTCGCCGGGGGCGGCTGAGGTGGATGCGTTCATCCGCAAAGCTTTTGGCGCCTGA
- a CDS encoding IclR family transcriptional regulator: MQEDAPKIAKDAAPTGTQTLLRGLGVVQAVASGARDLKEIARLIGTTRSTTHRLASCLVDERYLRVVPQVGYLLGPKLIELGFQAREELPLVTLAGPYLDELSALTGDTIHLAIREGDEVLYLLKNPGRNGPEMRSRVGHRMPLARTGIGKALMLDDTQEEWQRLYEISLPVGGKNQFWPQHPEQSWEQFQQRMIEYVAGGYAFDLEDNEPSIRCVAAPVRDASKRIVAGISIASTVPYMPLEKMAELIPLIKGVTARLSAELGAKV; the protein is encoded by the coding sequence ATGCAGGAAGACGCCCCAAAAATCGCCAAGGACGCCGCGCCGACTGGCACCCAGACATTGCTTCGTGGTTTGGGTGTGGTTCAGGCCGTGGCCAGTGGCGCCCGCGATCTCAAGGAAATCGCCCGGTTGATCGGCACGACGCGCAGCACTACCCATCGTCTGGCCAGCTGCCTGGTGGACGAGCGTTATCTGCGGGTGGTGCCGCAAGTCGGTTATCTGCTGGGGCCGAAACTGATCGAGCTGGGTTTTCAGGCACGTGAAGAGCTGCCGCTGGTCACGCTGGCCGGGCCGTATCTGGATGAGTTGTCGGCGTTAACCGGTGACACCATTCACTTGGCGATTCGTGAGGGCGACGAGGTGCTGTACCTGCTCAAGAATCCAGGGCGCAACGGTCCGGAAATGCGCTCGCGAGTCGGCCATCGCATGCCATTGGCGCGTACAGGGATCGGTAAGGCGCTGATGCTCGATGACACGCAGGAAGAATGGCAACGGCTGTACGAAATCAGCTTGCCGGTGGGTGGAAAAAATCAGTTCTGGCCGCAGCACCCGGAGCAATCCTGGGAGCAGTTTCAGCAGCGCATGATCGAGTACGTGGCCGGCGGCTACGCCTTCGACCTGGAAGACAACGAACCGTCGATCCGCTGCGTGGCGGCGCCGGTCCGCGATGCCAGCAAGCGCATCGTCGCCGGTATCAGCATCGCCAGTACCGTGCCTTACATGCCATTGGAAAAAATGGCCGAGCTGATTCCCCTGATCAAAGGGGTCACAGCCCGGCTTTCTGCTGAACTCGGCGCGAAAGTCTGA